The following coding sequences are from one Niveibacterium umoris window:
- a CDS encoding SRPBCC family protein: MSTPADDTHALTLERIIDAPPALLYRAWTEPELIKQWFTPRPWSVASAETDVRPGGATLIVMRSPEGEDFPNRGVYLEVVPNRRLVFTDAFTEAWLPSGKAFMVVTISFEDLGGQTRYTATVRHWTEADRAQHEAMGFHAGWGKATDQLAELVATLPR, encoded by the coding sequence ATGAGCACCCCCGCAGACGACACCCACGCACTGACGCTCGAACGCATCATCGACGCGCCGCCCGCCTTGCTGTACCGCGCCTGGACCGAGCCCGAGCTGATCAAGCAGTGGTTCACGCCGCGTCCATGGTCCGTCGCCTCCGCAGAAACCGATGTCCGCCCGGGCGGCGCGACGCTGATCGTGATGCGCAGCCCGGAGGGCGAGGACTTTCCCAATCGCGGCGTGTACCTCGAGGTCGTGCCGAACCGGCGTCTCGTCTTTACCGACGCCTTCACCGAAGCCTGGCTGCCCTCGGGCAAGGCCTTCATGGTCGTCACGATCAGCTTTGAAGACCTGGGAGGACAGACGCGCTATACCGCCACGGTGCGGCACTGGACCGAGGCCGACCGGGCGCAGCATGAGGCGATGGGGTTTCATGCCGGTTGGGGCAAGGCCACCGATCAGCTGGCCGAACTGGTCGCCACCCTGCCCCGATGA
- a CDS encoding VOC family protein, with translation MSNPVGWFEIYVQDTARARAFYEAVFGVTLTKLDAGDLEMWAFEMNQQGYGASGALVRMEGCCSGGNSTLVYFSCADCGVEEARAVPAGGKVFRPKMSIGQYGFISLVTDTEGNMIGLHSMQ, from the coding sequence ATGAGTAACCCCGTCGGTTGGTTCGAAATCTATGTGCAGGACACGGCACGGGCGCGCGCCTTCTACGAGGCGGTTTTCGGCGTCACGCTGACGAAGCTCGACGCCGGCGACCTGGAAATGTGGGCCTTCGAGATGAACCAGCAGGGCTACGGGGCATCCGGCGCGCTGGTGCGTATGGAAGGCTGCTGCTCCGGTGGCAACAGCACGCTGGTGTATTTCAGCTGCGCCGATTGCGGCGTCGAGGAAGCCCGTGCGGTGCCGGCTGGCGGCAAGGTGTTCCGGCCCAAAATGTCGATCGGCCAGTATGGTTTCATCTCGCTGGTGACCGACACCGAAGGCAACATGATCGGCCTGCACTCGATGCAGTGA
- a CDS encoding NAD(P)/FAD-dependent oxidoreductase: MLRLTEIKLPLDHAAEELPAAICQRLGIKAKDLLEVSIYRRGYDARRRSRILLVYTVDVSVANEAAVAKRLAGDRHVGPTPDMAYTFVAQAPGGLQERPVVIGMGPCGLFAGLILAQMGFKPIILERGKAVRERTKDTWGLWRQSKLNPESNVQFGEGGAGTFSDGKLHTQIKDPKFHGRKVLTEFVKAGAPEEILYVSKPHIGTFRLVGMVEEMRGNIEALGGEVRFQSRVADFDIADGQVRGVILADGSRIETRHVVLAVGHSARDTFKAIYDRGVYVEAKPFSVGVRIEHPQSLIDTARLGPNAGHPILGAADYKLVHHASNGRAAYSFCMCPGGTVVAATSEENRVVTNGMSQYSRNERNANSGIVVSISPEKDYPGHPLAGIDFQRYWESRAFEAGGGTYAAPAQRVGDFLAGRPSTACGSVEPSYKPGVHWTDLSQCLPDFVVEALREALPAFAKQIKGFAMDDAVMTAIETRTSSPIRIKRGDDFQSINTRGLYPAGEGAGYAGGILSAGVDGIKVAEAVALDMTGGTASGGARGESTEW; encoded by the coding sequence ATGCTGCGCCTTACCGAAATCAAACTGCCGCTCGATCACGCCGCCGAGGAACTGCCGGCCGCGATCTGCCAGCGGCTGGGCATCAAGGCGAAAGACCTGCTTGAAGTCTCGATCTATCGCCGCGGCTACGACGCCCGCCGGCGCAGTCGCATCCTGCTCGTCTACACCGTCGACGTCTCGGTCGCCAACGAGGCGGCGGTCGCCAAGCGCCTCGCCGGCGATCGCCATGTCGGCCCCACGCCGGACATGGCCTACACGTTCGTCGCCCAAGCACCGGGCGGCCTGCAGGAACGCCCGGTGGTGATCGGCATGGGCCCGTGCGGGCTGTTCGCCGGCCTGATCCTGGCGCAGATGGGCTTCAAGCCGATCATCCTCGAACGCGGCAAGGCGGTGCGCGAGCGCACCAAGGACACCTGGGGCCTGTGGCGGCAGAGCAAGCTGAACCCGGAATCGAACGTGCAGTTCGGCGAAGGCGGTGCCGGCACTTTTTCCGACGGCAAGCTGCACACCCAGATCAAGGACCCGAAATTCCACGGCCGCAAGGTGCTGACCGAGTTCGTCAAGGCCGGTGCGCCGGAAGAGATCCTCTACGTCAGCAAGCCGCACATCGGCACTTTCCGCCTCGTCGGCATGGTCGAGGAAATGCGCGGCAACATCGAGGCGCTGGGCGGCGAGGTGCGCTTCCAGAGCCGTGTGGCGGACTTCGACATTGCCGACGGCCAGGTCCGCGGCGTGATCCTCGCCGACGGCAGCCGCATCGAGACGCGGCATGTGGTGCTGGCGGTGGGCCACAGCGCGCGCGACACCTTCAAGGCCATCTACGACCGCGGTGTCTACGTCGAGGCGAAGCCCTTCTCGGTCGGCGTGCGGATCGAGCATCCACAATCGCTGATCGACACCGCCCGCCTCGGCCCCAACGCCGGCCACCCGATCCTTGGCGCGGCCGACTACAAGCTGGTGCATCACGCCAGCAACGGCCGTGCTGCGTACAGCTTCTGCATGTGCCCGGGCGGCACCGTGGTCGCTGCAACGTCGGAAGAAAACCGCGTTGTCACCAACGGCATGAGCCAGTACTCGCGCAACGAACGCAACGCCAACAGCGGCATCGTCGTCAGCATTTCGCCGGAGAAGGACTACCCCGGCCATCCGCTCGCGGGCATCGACTTCCAGCGCTACTGGGAAAGCCGCGCCTTCGAGGCCGGTGGCGGCACCTACGCGGCCCCTGCGCAGCGCGTGGGCGACTTTCTCGCCGGCCGGCCATCAACCGCCTGCGGCAGTGTCGAACCCTCGTATAAGCCGGGCGTGCACTGGACCGACCTGTCGCAATGCCTGCCGGACTTCGTCGTCGAGGCACTGCGCGAGGCGCTGCCGGCCTTCGCCAAGCAGATCAAGGGCTTCGCGATGGATGACGCGGTGATGACCGCGATCGAGACGCGCACCTCATCGCCGATCCGCATCAAACGCGGCGACGACTTCCAGAGCATCAACACGCGCGGCCTGTACCCGGCCGGCGAAGGCGCCGGCTATGCGGGGGGCATCCTGTCTGCCGGCGTGGACGGCATCAAGGTCGCCGAAGCCGTGGCGCTGGACATGACCGGCGGTACTGCCAGCGGCGGTGCGCGCGGCGAATCGACCGAGTGGTAA